A window of the Acidithiobacillus thiooxidans ATCC 19377 genome harbors these coding sequences:
- the dnaX gene encoding DNA polymerase III subunit gamma/tau, with protein sequence MTGYLALARRWRPQHFEDFVGQEAVVAALRHALDSGRIHHAFLFTGTRGVGKTTLARLLAKCLNCEKGISSQPCGTCSACLSISAGNFVDLLEVDAASRTRVDETRELLDNVQYAPVAGRYKIYLIDEVHMLSTHSFNALLKTLEEPPEHVKFLLATTDPQKLPVTVLSRCLQFNLRRLEIGQIQGRLQQIMLAEKISAEDAALHILSKAADGSLRDALSLLDQAIVHGGGEVRREGVLGMLGRSGDDTVMLMIAALIAQDAERVFALVNEHLARGLDAAGLLDLIIEGTHRLSLAQFVPGVAEGDDAELISQLRNKINPLVLQSWYALLLSARRDFQLYPDQRMALEMAFLRVLSFSTGNIPPSALSPEPGKKPSSISQTSTETAITTVETVQPVLPELIPESRTFADVVREPAPEILRENVFIPPQAVHMSLSWQELIATLSLSPLLQEQLRHGQALQCDAQKVDLLVEPRYLPFIIKEKARILKALSDHFGQTPQLVISELTEASGVRSVNAEAESQASARQEEAQVRVANDPLIKQFTEILGTQVESITLMTLTNQQGGSR encoded by the coding sequence ATGACGGGATATTTAGCCCTTGCCCGACGTTGGCGGCCCCAGCATTTTGAAGATTTTGTTGGGCAGGAGGCCGTTGTAGCCGCCTTACGTCATGCCCTGGACTCCGGCCGAATCCACCATGCGTTTTTGTTTACGGGAACGCGAGGCGTAGGTAAAACCACTTTGGCAAGGCTGCTTGCCAAATGTTTGAACTGCGAAAAAGGTATCAGCAGCCAACCCTGCGGAACCTGCAGCGCCTGTCTGAGTATCAGCGCCGGAAATTTTGTCGACTTGCTGGAAGTGGATGCTGCCAGCCGCACGCGCGTGGATGAAACCCGTGAACTGCTTGATAACGTCCAATATGCGCCGGTGGCCGGGCGCTATAAAATCTACCTCATCGATGAAGTGCACATGCTGTCCACTCATAGTTTCAATGCACTCCTGAAAACCCTTGAAGAGCCGCCTGAACATGTCAAGTTTTTGCTGGCAACTACTGATCCTCAGAAGCTTCCCGTCACCGTTTTATCCCGCTGTTTGCAGTTCAACTTACGCAGGCTGGAAATCGGCCAGATTCAGGGGCGCCTGCAGCAGATCATGCTGGCAGAGAAAATTTCCGCAGAAGATGCCGCACTGCACATATTGTCCAAAGCTGCCGATGGCAGTTTACGCGATGCCCTCAGCCTTTTGGATCAGGCTATTGTCCATGGTGGTGGCGAAGTGCGCCGTGAGGGTGTGCTTGGCATGCTGGGACGCAGTGGCGACGATACTGTTATGCTGATGATTGCAGCGCTGATTGCCCAAGATGCGGAACGGGTATTTGCGCTGGTCAACGAACACCTGGCGCGGGGTCTGGATGCTGCCGGGCTACTGGACCTGATTATCGAGGGGACGCATCGATTGAGTCTTGCTCAGTTTGTGCCGGGCGTTGCAGAGGGTGATGATGCGGAACTGATCAGTCAGTTACGAAACAAAATCAATCCACTGGTTTTACAGTCCTGGTATGCCCTGTTGCTGTCAGCGCGCCGGGATTTTCAGCTCTATCCAGATCAACGCATGGCACTGGAAATGGCATTTTTGCGGGTGCTCAGTTTCTCTACGGGGAATATTCCACCATCGGCGCTGTCGCCCGAACCGGGGAAAAAGCCCAGTTCAATCTCTCAAACCTCTACAGAGACTGCGATCACAACCGTTGAAACTGTTCAACCCGTCCTGCCAGAACTGATTCCAGAATCACGCACATTTGCGGATGTGGTCCGCGAGCCCGCTCCTGAAATTCTCAGAGAAAATGTATTCATACCGCCGCAAGCGGTCCATATGAGTCTTTCCTGGCAGGAACTGATTGCCACATTATCACTTTCACCGCTGCTGCAGGAACAGCTGCGTCACGGTCAAGCCCTGCAGTGTGATGCGCAAAAGGTGGATCTGCTCGTAGAGCCTCGCTACCTGCCCTTTATTATCAAGGAAAAAGCGCGAATTCTGAAAGCGCTCAGTGACCACTTTGGTCAGACGCCGCAACTCGTCATCAGTGAATTGACCGAGGCAAGCGGCGTACGCAGTGTAAATGCTGAAGCAGAATCTCAGGCCTCCGCGCGACAGGAAGAAGCACAGGTCAGGGTGGCCAATGATCCTCTGATCAAACAATTTACGGAAATACTGGGTACTCAGGTAGAATCCATTACCTTGATG